The proteins below are encoded in one region of Carettochelys insculpta isolate YL-2023 chromosome 32, ASM3395843v1, whole genome shotgun sequence:
- the LOC142004507 gene encoding olfactory receptor 10A4-like, producing MTSTEAINIHHQLHRTGLTTYSEGDPRGNQTISGVLILVGFSYLKKLQILLFLVLLVIYLITVTGNLLVIVLIKLNTSLHTPMYFFLVNLSFLEICFTSSVVPLLLFHLLVEEKTISIAGCSAQMYVNTIMGLTECCLLTAMAYDRYVAICHPLHYTTIMSGRVCGLLAGASWFISISVEVPKTMWIFSLPFCGSNRIHHFFCDIPPVVKLLCTDAWKIRIFGVIVSVLFILTPFLLIILSYVCIISSILKLPSVEGRHKTFSTCSAHLVVVTLFFGLALVTFLMPKSSSTSESDQVISLLNIIVPPALNPILYTLRNKEVKEAFRKTITKSIFAK from the exons atgaccagcaccgAAGCCATTAACATCCACCACCAACTTCATCGGACTGGTCTT ACGACCTACTCCGAGGGGGACCCTAGAGGAAACCAGACCATCTCGGGTGTGctcatcctggtggggttttcctacctCAAGAAGCTGCAAATCCTCTTGTTCCTGGTGCTTTTGGTCATCTACTTGATCACTGTGACAGGGAACCTACTTGTTATAGTCCTGATAAAGCTGAacacctccctccacacccccatgtatttcttcctggtaaACCTGTCTTTCCTGGAAAtatgcttcaccagcagtgtggtcccacTGTTACTCTTTCACCTCCtagtggaggaaaagaccatctccattgctggaTGTTCAGCCCAGATGTATGTGAACACCATCATGGGCCTCACCgaatgctgcctcctcacagccatggcctacgaccgctacgtggccatatgtcaccccctgcactacacaaccatcatgagtggCCGGGTGTGCGGTCTGCTGGCAGGGGCTTCATGGTTCATCAGCATCTCAGTGGAAGTACCTAAGACcatgtggatcttcagcctgcccttctgtggctccaaccgcatccaccacttcttctgtgataTCCCACCAGTGGTGAAGCTTTTATGCACTGACGCATGGAAAATTAGGATTTTTGGTGTCATTGTGTCGGTGTTATTCATCTTGACTCCTTTCTTGTTGATAATTCTGTCCTATGTCTGCATTATCTCCTCCATCCTCAAGCTGCCTTCAGTGGAGGGAAGGCATAAAACCTTTTCCACCTGCTCAGCCCACCTAGTTGTGGTGACTTTGTTTTTTGGCCTAGCCCTTGTCACCTTCTTGATGCCCAAGTCTAGCTCCACCTCAGAGAGTGACCAAGTGATTTCCCTCTTGAATATAATTGTGCCACCAGCGTTGAACCCCATACTGTACACTCTgcggaacaaagaggtgaaggagGCCTTTAGGAAAACAATTACgaagagcatctttgcaaaaTAA